In a single window of the Anaerobaca lacustris genome:
- a CDS encoding Gfo/Idh/MocA family protein: MAKVSWGVLSTARIGLQKVIPAMQKGRHSRIVAIASRDAAKARDAASRLKIPRAHGSYEALLADPDVEAVYIPLPNHLHVEWSIKALEAGKHVLCEKPVGLDAEQARQLQAAAERHPHLKVMEAFMYRFHPQWIETRNLVADGRLGELRSVQTFFSYYNVDPANVRNKPDIGGGGMLDIGCYCVSLSRFLFDDEPRRVFGAVEYDPKFKIDRLASGILEFRAGTSTFTCSTQLSAFQRVNVIGTAGRIEIEIPFNAPPKKRCTIWHQGESGLRRIRLARCNQYTIQGDLFSQAVLNDTDVPTPLDDAVANMRVIDAVFESGRTGTWQTL, encoded by the coding sequence ATGGCAAAGGTCTCGTGGGGCGTGCTCAGCACCGCCAGGATCGGCCTGCAGAAGGTCATCCCGGCGATGCAGAAGGGCAGGCACAGCCGGATCGTCGCGATCGCGTCGCGCGATGCGGCCAAGGCCCGCGATGCTGCCAGTCGCCTGAAGATCCCCAGGGCCCACGGCTCCTACGAGGCCCTGCTGGCCGATCCCGACGTCGAGGCCGTCTACATCCCGCTGCCCAACCACTTGCACGTGGAATGGTCGATCAAGGCCCTTGAGGCGGGCAAGCACGTGCTGTGCGAGAAGCCCGTCGGCCTCGATGCCGAGCAGGCCCGGCAACTCCAGGCGGCCGCCGAGCGGCACCCGCACCTCAAAGTGATGGAGGCGTTCATGTATCGCTTCCATCCGCAGTGGATCGAGACCAGGAACCTGGTGGCAGATGGGAGGCTCGGCGAGCTTCGCAGTGTCCAGACATTCTTCTCGTACTATAACGTCGATCCCGCCAATGTCCGCAACAAACCCGACATCGGCGGCGGAGGCATGCTGGATATCGGATGTTATTGTGTCTCACTATCACGATTTCTCTTTGACGACGAGCCTCGACGGGTCTTCGGCGCCGTGGAATATGACCCCAAGTTCAAAATCGACAGGCTGGCGTCGGGCATCCTGGAATTCAGAGCGGGGACTTCAACCTTCACGTGTTCGACCCAACTGAGCGCCTTTCAGCGAGTCAACGTGATTGGCACGGCCGGTCGCATCGAGATCGAAATCCCCTTCAACGCGCCTCCCAAGAAGCGATGCACGATATGGCATCAGGGCGAATCGGGGCTGCGCCGAATTCGCCTGGCCAGGTGCAATCAGTACACAATCCAGGGCGATCTGTTCTCGCAGGCTGTCCTGAACGACACCGACGTCCCTACCCCTCTGGACGACGCCGTGGCAAACATGCGCGTCATCGATGCCGTGTTCGAAAGCGGCAGGACGGGCACGTGGCAGACGCTGTAG
- a CDS encoding 4a-hydroxytetrahydrobiopterin dehydratase, whose product MTTLAKKKCRPCRGGGEPLKGETLVRYSGQVDRAWTVVDEHHLTREFTFDGFRQALAFVNKVGELAETENHHPDIHLSYGKVRIDLWTHKIGGLHENDFVLAAKIDAL is encoded by the coding sequence ATGACGACACTCGCGAAGAAGAAATGCCGGCCGTGTCGGGGCGGCGGCGAGCCGCTCAAGGGTGAAACGCTGGTCCGCTACAGCGGGCAGGTGGACCGGGCCTGGACCGTGGTCGACGAGCACCATCTGACGAGGGAATTCACCTTCGACGGCTTCCGCCAGGCCCTGGCCTTTGTCAACAAGGTCGGCGAATTGGCCGAGACCGAGAACCACCACCCGGACATCCACCTGAGCTACGGCAAGGTTCGGATCGATCTGTGGACGCATAAGATTGGCGGCCTGCACGAAAACGACTTTGTGCTTGCGGCCAAGATCGACGCCCTGTAG
- a CDS encoding DUF2934 domain-containing protein: MAGRKAQKTGVGTMERKTKSSSKTATTAGATDIKKTARAEGLSTASSSVLTYEQIAQRAEAIWHQKGCQPGQDEQNWREAEAQLKAEMGIA; this comes from the coding sequence ATGGCTGGCAGAAAGGCCCAGAAAACCGGCGTCGGAACGATGGAACGCAAGACGAAATCCAGCAGCAAGACGGCGACGACCGCGGGAGCAACCGATATCAAGAAGACGGCACGAGCGGAAGGTCTGTCGACTGCTTCCTCGTCTGTGTTGACATATGAACAGATCGCCCAACGTGCTGAGGCCATCTGGCATCAGAAGGGCTGCCAGCCGGGCCAGGACGAGCAGAACTGGCGGGAGGCTGAGGCCCAGTTGAAAGCGGAGATGGGAATCGCATAG
- a CDS encoding radical SAM/SPASM domain-containing protein has translation MSWEGETVTLWNNVAELMDYYIPPMPAVYWTDITRLCNLKCVMCPQSNGLRQRQGKMSMPLFRRLIDEIHVNEPLVKLYMSGEPLLHEALFDMIDYAAAKGCQTVIHTNGTILTRRIAERILSSPLTKISFSFDGCSAEVYERLRPPASFDEVRSNLRQYLDLRKRVGGGGPRTCIEIIRMRQTDSLIEGFADEWTSSGVDEVKVVDYMTWHGRVKDRRVPDPAGAPGYKPCASPFRYGCILADGTVVPCCMDVDGEMPLGNITETSFHDIWIGNAYRQLRLAMLTGTLPPDSICSRCLNTTRPT, from the coding sequence GTGTCATGGGAGGGCGAGACCGTGACGCTGTGGAACAACGTGGCCGAGCTGATGGACTACTACATCCCACCGATGCCCGCTGTGTACTGGACCGACATCACCAGACTCTGTAACCTCAAGTGCGTCATGTGCCCTCAATCCAACGGATTGCGCCAACGTCAGGGCAAAATGTCAATGCCGCTGTTCCGGCGTCTTATCGATGAGATCCACGTAAACGAGCCCCTTGTGAAGCTTTATATGTCGGGTGAGCCCTTGCTTCACGAGGCCCTGTTCGACATGATCGATTATGCGGCCGCGAAGGGCTGCCAGACCGTGATCCACACCAATGGAACCATCCTGACTCGGCGGATTGCCGAGAGAATCCTGTCGTCGCCGCTGACGAAGATCTCGTTCTCGTTCGACGGGTGCTCGGCCGAGGTGTACGAAAGGCTGCGTCCGCCGGCGAGCTTCGACGAGGTCCGCTCTAACCTTCGTCAATACCTCGACTTGCGGAAACGCGTCGGGGGCGGTGGGCCTCGGACCTGTATCGAGATCATTCGGATGCGACAGACGGATAGTCTGATCGAGGGATTCGCGGACGAATGGACGTCGAGCGGGGTCGATGAGGTGAAGGTGGTGGACTACATGACGTGGCACGGCCGGGTGAAGGACCGGCGCGTTCCGGACCCGGCCGGTGCGCCCGGATACAAGCCGTGCGCCTCGCCGTTCCGCTATGGCTGCATCCTCGCCGACGGCACCGTCGTGCCCTGCTGCATGGACGTCGACGGCGAGATGCCCCTGGGCAATATCACCGAGACCTCGTTCCATGACATCTGGATCGGCAACGCCTATCGCCAGTTGCGCCTCGCGATGCTCACCGGCACCCTGCCCCCCGACTCCATCTGCAGCCGCTGCCTGAACACCACCCGCCCGACGTAG
- a CDS encoding MutS-related protein, translating into MNKDVKTRSAAAAGECREASCRERLAAYQRGLQGDLAVYSRREARWSWLRLGAFGACVAAIVVVAHLWGFGPAAMTAIPVLIVFRFAVARHLRWKGARSSTERTLLVVDESLRCAVEEGGPVRDWRRPNDPDRPGAILPAALESGPTWPLSEQELDDLDLYAPPVGIFGLLNRTSTDLGARRLRDILNAPCLSAQYIRQRQEAVRWLTRHDTQRMAMMASIVALRGQSHRLDGLVEHLHDGLVLNPHTVASWWIRIWSVVSGLFFALAVVQMLRAQYEWFRWIVLLIVVNLLIARLNRSMLIRLRAAALPLVRLTAVLRGLWAVAQQATENLPAEADLGVLRHRFVKVATEAEIPSLCERLGWLALGGLARSLLNAVVFYDFHVCEAIVRRSVSGRQMLLDGLAAMAEFEALASLACFAAEREGTCYPELTGETLVSISDGRHPLIVPQKATSNSVCLTDAKRMWVITGPNAAGKSTYLRMIGVNVLLAQIGSAVPARGMALSPVRLLTDVRIRDDLARNESYFLSEVRRLRRMVADAGADTRLLGLIDEPFRGTNSSERTAAGIALAEHLLASGNLFLLATHEETLAQTAAMSDAAENHHFQEHLTEQGIEFDYLLCPGPANTRTAIRILEQEQYPPTLLNRARGLMES; encoded by the coding sequence ATGAACAAGGACGTCAAAACCCGTTCTGCTGCGGCCGCGGGCGAATGCCGGGAGGCATCCTGCCGTGAGCGTCTGGCGGCGTACCAACGGGGCCTCCAAGGCGATCTGGCCGTGTATTCACGCCGTGAAGCGCGTTGGTCCTGGTTGAGGCTGGGGGCCTTCGGCGCCTGTGTGGCGGCGATCGTCGTGGTGGCGCACCTTTGGGGATTCGGGCCTGCCGCGATGACGGCGATTCCCGTGCTGATCGTATTTCGCTTCGCAGTCGCGCGCCATCTCCGCTGGAAGGGCGCTCGCAGCTCGACCGAGCGGACTCTTCTCGTGGTCGACGAGTCGCTGCGCTGCGCCGTCGAGGAGGGCGGGCCCGTCCGCGACTGGAGACGGCCGAACGATCCCGACCGTCCGGGGGCGATCTTGCCGGCCGCCCTCGAATCGGGCCCCACCTGGCCGCTCAGCGAACAGGAGTTGGACGATCTCGATCTCTACGCGCCGCCCGTCGGCATCTTCGGCCTGCTGAATCGCACGTCAACCGACCTCGGCGCCCGCCGGCTGCGCGACATATTGAACGCACCATGCCTTTCCGCCCAGTACATCCGCCAACGACAAGAGGCGGTGCGGTGGCTCACCCGGCACGACACGCAGCGGATGGCCATGATGGCTTCCATCGTTGCTCTTCGCGGCCAGTCCCATCGTCTCGATGGGCTCGTCGAACATCTTCACGATGGGCTGGTGCTCAATCCGCACACAGTAGCGTCCTGGTGGATTCGCATTTGGTCCGTGGTCAGCGGGCTCTTCTTCGCCCTCGCCGTCGTCCAGATGCTGCGCGCGCAGTATGAGTGGTTCAGGTGGATCGTCCTGTTGATCGTGGTCAATCTGCTGATCGCGCGCCTGAACAGGAGCATGCTCATCCGCCTCAGGGCGGCCGCGTTGCCTCTGGTCAGGCTGACGGCGGTCCTTCGCGGACTCTGGGCCGTGGCGCAGCAGGCGACAGAGAACCTGCCGGCCGAGGCCGACTTGGGCGTGCTGCGCCACCGTTTCGTGAAGGTGGCGACCGAGGCGGAAATCCCTTCGCTCTGCGAACGTTTGGGCTGGCTGGCGCTCGGCGGCCTGGCGCGCAGTCTGTTGAACGCGGTCGTCTTCTACGATTTTCATGTCTGCGAGGCCATCGTCCGGCGATCCGTCTCCGGTCGGCAAATGCTGCTGGACGGGCTGGCCGCGATGGCGGAATTCGAGGCCCTCGCAAGTCTCGCGTGCTTTGCCGCCGAGCGGGAGGGCACATGCTATCCGGAGCTGACCGGCGAGACCCTGGTCTCGATCTCCGACGGCCGTCACCCGCTGATCGTGCCGCAGAAGGCAACCTCGAACAGCGTGTGCCTGACCGACGCGAAACGGATGTGGGTGATTACGGGCCCCAACGCGGCCGGCAAGAGCACCTATCTGCGAATGATCGGCGTCAATGTGCTGCTGGCCCAGATCGGCTCGGCCGTCCCGGCGCGAGGAATGGCGCTTTCGCCCGTTCGTCTGCTCACGGACGTTCGCATTCGCGACGATCTCGCCCGGAACGAGAGCTACTTCCTCTCCGAAGTCCGGCGGCTTCGCCGCATGGTGGCCGACGCCGGCGCCGACACGCGCCTGCTGGGCCTGATCGACGAACCCTTTCGTGGCACGAACTCGTCCGAACGAACGGCCGCCGGCATCGCCTTGGCCGAGCATCTCCTGGCCTCGGGCAACCTGTTCCTGTTGGCGACGCACGAAGAGACGCTGGCGCAAACCGCTGCGATGTCAGACGCAGCCGAGAACCACCACTTCCAGGAGCACCTGACCGAGCAGGGCATTGAGTTCGACTACCTGCTCTGCCCCGGCCCCGCCAACACCCGAACCGCCATCCGCATCCTCGAACAAGAGCAGTACCCCCCAACCCTCCTCAACCGCGCCCGCGGACTGATGGAGTCGTAG
- a CDS encoding glutaminase family protein — MAIRSSLCMVLLAISAIAPVYGAGGDEVTLRPPAVPLVACDPYFSIWSCADRLTDDATRHWTGRPHRLTGLVRIDGRTYRVLGDTPADMAPLEQKSLQVLPTRTIYEFEGAGVHVTLTFMTPALPEDLDILSRPLTYVIWEVRATDGKEHDVQLYFSSNAELAVNVPEQKVVWSRPNTDKLLVVKMGSDEQPVLQKRGDDLRIDWGYLYTAASPDNAIAAVGSHAACTQAFRETGRLPRTDDVRMPRAANDEMPVAALAFDLGRVRRRPVSRHLMLAYDDEYSINYFGQKLRPYWRRNGAEASDLLEAGADEYRSLSNRCQEFDRELMKDLTAVGGPKYALLCALAYRQCFAASKFTADGNGQPMSFSKENFSNGCIATSDVFYPMAPQFLLFGPSVAKSFLVPFMNYAASDRWPFPFAPHDLGTYPHATGQVYGGGERSEENQMPVEESGNLLILMAAVAQMEGNADFAGLYWPQLTAWAEYLKDKGYDPENQLCTDDFAGHLAHNVNLSAKAICGLGAYAKLCAMRGEKAKADEYAKLAKEFARRWVEEADDGDHYRLAFDKPGTWSQKYNLVWDEILGLGLFPAEVLRKEMDHYKKVQNPYGLPLDNRSRYTKLDWVLWTATLTGERKDFEALVDPVFRFLNETPDRVPMTDWYWTHDARRRGFQARPVVGGVFLRMLYERRIWRKWAGRDVTEASGWAPMPKPPKVVTVVPTSQDEPLMWRYTTEKPADGWFAADFDDADWREGPGGFGTRGTPGASIGTVWRSSDIWLRREFVLPEGTWHDLHLQIHHDEDAEVYINGVLVLATSGFTASYSQLPMKPAGRAALRPGKNVFAVHCRQTTGGQYIDVGLADVIRQDAEAP; from the coding sequence ATGGCGATACGCAGTTCGTTGTGCATGGTCCTGCTGGCGATTTCAGCGATCGCGCCGGTCTATGGGGCCGGCGGTGACGAAGTGACGTTGCGCCCGCCGGCGGTGCCGTTGGTGGCGTGCGATCCGTATTTCAGCATCTGGTCCTGCGCCGACAGGCTCACCGACGACGCCACGCGTCACTGGACGGGCAGGCCCCATCGCCTGACCGGCTTGGTCCGGATCGACGGCCGGACCTATCGCGTACTCGGTGATACGCCCGCTGACATGGCCCCCCTGGAGCAGAAGTCGCTGCAGGTCCTGCCGACGCGGACGATCTATGAGTTCGAGGGCGCCGGCGTTCACGTGACGCTGACGTTCATGACGCCGGCATTGCCTGAAGACCTTGACATCCTGTCGCGTCCTCTGACGTACGTGATCTGGGAGGTGCGCGCCACCGACGGCAAGGAGCACGACGTGCAGCTCTACTTCAGCAGCAACGCGGAACTGGCGGTCAACGTGCCCGAACAGAAGGTCGTTTGGTCCCGCCCGAACACGGACAAGCTGCTGGTCGTCAAGATGGGCTCCGATGAGCAGCCCGTGCTTCAGAAGCGGGGCGACGACCTGCGAATCGACTGGGGCTATCTCTACACGGCTGCCTCGCCCGATAACGCCATCGCCGCCGTCGGATCGCACGCCGCCTGCACGCAGGCCTTTCGCGAGACGGGCCGGCTGCCTCGCACCGACGACGTGCGGATGCCCCGTGCGGCCAACGACGAAATGCCGGTCGCAGCCCTCGCCTTCGACCTGGGCCGGGTCAGGCGACGCCCGGTTTCGCGGCATCTGATGCTGGCCTACGACGACGAATATTCGATCAACTACTTCGGACAGAAGCTGCGCCCGTACTGGCGGCGCAATGGCGCCGAGGCGAGCGATCTGCTCGAGGCCGGGGCCGACGAGTACCGATCGCTGTCGAACCGCTGCCAGGAGTTCGACAGGGAGCTGATGAAGGACCTGACCGCCGTCGGGGGCCCCAAATACGCCCTGCTGTGCGCCCTGGCCTATCGGCAATGCTTCGCCGCCAGCAAGTTCACCGCGGACGGCAACGGCCAGCCCATGTCGTTCTCCAAGGAGAATTTCAGCAACGGCTGCATCGCCACCAGCGACGTGTTCTACCCAATGGCCCCGCAGTTCCTTTTGTTTGGTCCGTCGGTGGCCAAGTCGTTCCTCGTGCCGTTTATGAACTATGCGGCTTCCGATCGCTGGCCGTTCCCGTTCGCGCCGCACGATCTCGGCACCTACCCGCACGCCACCGGCCAGGTCTACGGCGGCGGCGAGCGCAGCGAGGAGAACCAGATGCCCGTCGAAGAATCGGGCAACCTGCTGATCCTCATGGCGGCGGTGGCGCAGATGGAAGGCAACGCGGACTTCGCCGGACTGTATTGGCCGCAATTGACCGCATGGGCCGAGTACCTCAAGGACAAGGGCTACGATCCGGAGAACCAGCTCTGCACGGACGACTTCGCGGGCCATCTGGCGCATAACGTCAATCTCTCTGCCAAAGCGATCTGCGGCCTCGGCGCCTACGCCAAGCTCTGTGCGATGCGAGGGGAGAAGGCCAAGGCCGACGAATACGCGAAGCTCGCCAAGGAGTTTGCCCGGCGGTGGGTCGAGGAGGCCGACGACGGCGATCACTACCGCCTGGCATTCGACAAGCCCGGCACCTGGAGCCAGAAGTACAACCTCGTCTGGGACGAGATCCTCGGTCTCGGCTTGTTCCCGGCGGAGGTGCTCCGCAAGGAGATGGATCACTACAAGAAGGTGCAGAACCCCTATGGCCTGCCTCTGGACAACCGCTCGCGTTACACCAAGCTCGACTGGGTCCTTTGGACCGCGACGCTGACGGGCGAGCGAAAGGACTTCGAGGCCCTCGTCGATCCGGTGTTCCGCTTTCTCAACGAGACGCCCGACCGCGTGCCCATGACCGACTGGTACTGGACGCATGACGCCAGGAGGCGCGGCTTCCAGGCCCGGCCGGTGGTCGGGGGCGTGTTCCTTCGCATGCTCTACGAGCGGCGCATCTGGCGCAAATGGGCCGGTCGTGACGTGACGGAGGCATCCGGCTGGGCGCCGATGCCCAAGCCGCCCAAAGTGGTCACGGTCGTGCCGACCAGCCAGGACGAGCCGCTGATGTGGCGATACACTACCGAGAAGCCCGCCGACGGCTGGTTTGCCGCTGATTTCGACGACGCTGACTGGCGCGAGGGCCCCGGCGGATTCGGCACCCGAGGAACGCCCGGCGCGAGCATCGGCACGGTCTGGCGGAGTTCCGACATCTGGCTGCGTCGTGAGTTCGTCCTACCCGAGGGGACCTGGCACGACCTGCATCTCCAGATCCACCACGATGAGGATGCCGAGGTGTATATCAACGGCGTCCTGGTGCTGGCGACGTCGGGCTTCACCGCCAGCTACAGCCAACTGCCCATGAAGCCGGCCGGCCGGGCCGCCCTGAGACCGGGCAAGAACGTCTTCGCTGTCCACTGCCGCCAGACCACCGGCGGGCAGTACATCGACGTCGGGCTCGCAGACGTCATTCGGCAGGACGCGGAAGCACCGTAG
- a CDS encoding DUF5009 domain-containing protein: protein MSGEDISRGLPMPRPEDRIASVDALRGLVILLMIFVNDVAGVRAAPSWLKHVSANADGMTLPDVVFPAFLFVMGMSIPLSLGRALDAGRSRLSLLPKVLTRILALLLMGVLMVNMDRHNPGHRGLWGLLTYLAVFLAFPVVPPGPPLRRRTFQIWRVIGFIGLAVLALAYRTADGRHLVLGPLFDSSDTVWLRHSWWGILGLIGWAYLVASLVYLVLGRRREWLLGATGLLAMVYVADRHGLFARVDSRAWLAWAAPAIGLLERLYGWVGSHVSIGQSFGSLASISVAGCCLGTIVSSGSEIRTHTERLRWALVYAVGLAVAALLFDPLYGINKIRATPAWCFLCSSLTALTWVALYWIMDVRGGRTWSAIVRPAGANPLMAYILHPFVLMVASFVGLPLTFYKRADLPVAVNILGCLTMAFAIVGLTGLIGRLGYRLKV, encoded by the coding sequence ATGAGCGGTGAAGACATCAGTCGCGGACTTCCGATGCCCAGACCCGAGGACCGCATTGCGTCGGTCGATGCGTTGCGAGGTCTGGTGATCCTGCTGATGATCTTCGTCAACGACGTCGCCGGCGTGCGGGCGGCGCCAAGTTGGCTCAAACACGTCAGTGCGAACGCCGACGGCATGACGTTACCGGACGTGGTCTTTCCGGCCTTCCTGTTCGTCATGGGGATGTCGATCCCGCTGTCGCTCGGCCGGGCCCTGGACGCGGGCCGATCCAGGCTCTCGCTTTTGCCCAAGGTGCTGACGCGGATCCTGGCGCTGCTGCTGATGGGCGTCTTGATGGTCAATATGGATCGGCACAACCCGGGCCATCGGGGCCTGTGGGGGCTCCTGACCTATCTGGCCGTCTTCTTGGCCTTTCCCGTCGTGCCACCCGGTCCGCCGCTTCGCCGCCGGACGTTTCAGATATGGCGCGTCATCGGTTTCATCGGTCTGGCGGTGCTGGCATTGGCCTATCGAACCGCCGACGGCAGGCACCTGGTGCTTGGTCCGCTCTTCGATTCGAGCGACACGGTCTGGCTGCGTCACTCGTGGTGGGGCATCCTCGGATTGATCGGCTGGGCGTATCTGGTGGCCTCGCTGGTCTATCTCGTGCTGGGCCGCCGGCGCGAATGGTTGCTCGGCGCCACGGGGTTATTGGCGATGGTCTACGTTGCGGACCGCCACGGGCTCTTCGCCCGCGTCGATTCCAGGGCATGGCTCGCCTGGGCCGCGCCGGCGATCGGTCTGCTCGAACGCCTGTACGGCTGGGTCGGCTCGCACGTCTCGATCGGGCAGTCTTTCGGTTCACTGGCGTCGATCTCGGTGGCCGGCTGTTGCCTGGGCACCATCGTTTCGAGCGGCTCGGAAATCCGAACGCACACCGAACGATTGCGTTGGGCCCTGGTCTACGCCGTCGGTCTGGCCGTGGCGGCTTTGCTGTTCGATCCGCTGTACGGCATCAACAAGATCCGGGCGACGCCGGCGTGGTGCTTCCTGTGCTCGTCTCTGACGGCGCTGACGTGGGTTGCATTATATTGGATCATGGACGTGCGAGGCGGTCGCACCTGGAGCGCGATCGTCCGTCCGGCCGGGGCCAATCCGCTCATGGCCTATATCCTCCATCCCTTCGTCCTCATGGTTGCCTCGTTCGTCGGCCTGCCGCTGACGTTCTACAAGCGTGCCGACCTGCCTGTTGCCGTGAATATTCTCGGATGCCTGACGATGGCCTTCGCGATCGTCGGCCTGACCGGGCTGATCGGCCGCCTCGGCTACCGTCTGAAGGTTTGA
- a CDS encoding family 20 glycosylhydrolase: MYPAIRRCILVLLVAVATCAQGVAGPAPGQWRGLHVLNYGTDAALVELGEQVPTLAKMGINVLILEINYAFEYQSHPELRMGNTPTTRDGVRKLVATCRANGVRLIPQFSCLGHQSWAKNTFPLLTKYPELDLTPGAFPDNEGIYCREWDPLNPKVYEIVLPMLDELIEAFDADAMHVGMDEVFLIGSEHSPSTKGKDPAKVFAKAVNDLHAHLVGKRGVEMLMWGDRFIDSKVYPYGRWEASDNGTAGAIDLVPKDIIICDWHYGQRDSYPSVPMFIEKGFRVWPAGWNKVEATNALIQYGQRFDGPKMLGHLFTTWSGRKKWSEFPPVVEGLKLLTKAD; the protein is encoded by the coding sequence ATGTACCCAGCAATACGACGGTGTATCTTAGTACTTCTCGTAGCAGTCGCGACATGCGCCCAGGGCGTTGCAGGGCCGGCGCCGGGGCAGTGGCGGGGGCTGCACGTGCTGAACTACGGCACGGATGCGGCGCTGGTGGAGTTGGGCGAGCAGGTGCCCACCCTGGCGAAGATGGGCATCAACGTCCTGATCCTCGAGATCAACTACGCATTCGAGTACCAGTCGCATCCGGAGCTGCGCATGGGCAACACGCCGACGACGCGCGACGGGGTGCGGAAGCTGGTGGCGACTTGCCGCGCGAACGGCGTCCGGCTGATCCCGCAGTTCTCGTGCCTGGGGCATCAGTCCTGGGCCAAGAACACGTTTCCTCTGCTGACGAAATACCCGGAACTGGACCTGACGCCGGGAGCGTTTCCCGACAACGAGGGGATCTACTGCCGCGAGTGGGACCCGCTGAACCCGAAGGTCTATGAAATCGTGCTGCCGATGCTCGATGAGCTGATCGAAGCGTTCGACGCCGACGCGATGCACGTGGGAATGGACGAGGTGTTTCTGATCGGCTCGGAGCACTCGCCCTCGACGAAGGGCAAGGACCCGGCCAAAGTCTTCGCCAAGGCCGTCAACGACCTGCACGCCCACCTGGTCGGCAAGCGGGGCGTTGAGATGCTGATGTGGGGCGACCGGTTCATCGACAGCAAGGTCTATCCCTACGGCCGATGGGAGGCGTCCGACAACGGCACCGCGGGCGCCATCGACCTGGTCCCGAAGGACATCATCATTTGCGACTGGCACTACGGCCAGCGGGACAGCTACCCCTCGGTGCCGATGTTCATCGAGAAGGGCTTCCGTGTCTGGCCGGCCGGATGGAACAAGGTCGAGGCGACCAATGCCTTGATCCAGTACGGCCAGAGGTTCGATGGTCCGAAAATGCTCGGTCACTTGTTCACGACGTGGAGCGGCCGCAAGAAGTGGAGCGAGTTCCCGCCCGTCGTCGAGGGACTCAAACTGCTCACGAAGGCGGACTGA
- a CDS encoding DUF502 domain-containing protein, with product MGKPKEFIKSTLIGGLLVLLPLAIFVYIAIWLFELVRGAIAPLTRLVMARSALQGAVADVVAVGLLVWLCFFVGVLVRTRLGTWLYGLVESRLLRKAPGYSMIKETVAQFLGSRRTPFSSVALVRIFGNDTLASAFVTDTHEDGGYTVFVPTGPNPTSGNIYHLRPENVFPVDTSVEDTMRTIISCGAGSSMLIARFRGAPHPTKKGG from the coding sequence ATGGGCAAACCGAAGGAATTCATCAAGTCGACCCTCATCGGCGGGCTGCTCGTCCTGCTGCCGTTGGCGATCTTCGTATACATTGCGATCTGGCTGTTCGAGCTGGTCCGAGGCGCCATTGCGCCTCTGACGCGGCTCGTGATGGCCAGGTCGGCGCTTCAGGGCGCCGTGGCCGACGTGGTGGCCGTCGGACTGCTGGTGTGGCTCTGCTTCTTCGTCGGCGTTCTCGTGCGTACGCGACTGGGAACCTGGCTATACGGCCTGGTCGAGTCGCGGCTGCTGCGCAAGGCTCCCGGCTACTCGATGATCAAGGAGACGGTCGCACAGTTCCTCGGCAGCCGACGAACGCCGTTCTCGTCCGTGGCCCTTGTGAGGATTTTCGGCAACGACACGCTGGCCTCGGCTTTCGTCACCGACACGCATGAGGACGGCGGCTACACCGTCTTCGTGCCGACCGGGCCCAACCCGACGTCGGGCAACATCTACCACCTCCGACCCGAAAATGTCTTTCCGGTCGACACCTCGGTGGAGGACACGATGCGGACCATCATCAGTTGCGGGGCCGGGTCGTCCATGCTCATCGCCCGATTTCGAGGAGCCCCTCACCCCACGAAGAAAGGCGGTTGA